A single window of Rhodamnia argentea isolate NSW1041297 chromosome 5, ASM2092103v1, whole genome shotgun sequence DNA harbors:
- the LOC115737212 gene encoding cold-regulated 413 plasma membrane protein 2-like, whose amino-acid sequence MMVLPLRCLLPLTPLRKSRNWRLIPTHPEKKSSPFASPNCSSISESWVAARFRRSRRKVRTLEDMGRYGHLKMRTDREASDQIGSDLDELGAAAKKLVSHAIKLGSLGFGTTFLEWVASFAAIYLLVLDRTNWRTNILTGLLIPYIFFSLPSLLFDVFRGEVGKWIAFIAVILRLFFPRHFPDWLEMPAALILLIVVAPSLFASTLRGSWIGVVICLVIACYLLQEHIRASGGFRNSFTQPHGISNTIGILILLVYPVWALVVYFL is encoded by the exons ATGATGGTCCTACCGCTTCGCTGTCTCTTGCCCCTGACCCCGCTCCGCAAATCAAGAAATTGGAGATTGATACCGACACACCCCGAAAAAAAATCCTCTCCTTTCGCTTCTCCGAACTGTTCTTCGATCTCGGAATCGTGGGTCGCTGCGAGGTTTCGACGATCGCGGAGAAAGGTGCGAACTTTGGAGGACATGGGCAGGTACGGGCACTTGAAAATGAGGACGGATCGAGAAGCGAGCGACCAGATCGGCTCCGATCTGGATGAGCTCGGCGCCGCCGCGAAGAAGCTCGTGAGCCACGCCATCAAGTTGGGGAGCCTGGGGTTCGGGACTACGTTTCTGGAATGGGTGGCTTCGTTTGCTGCAAT TTATTTGTTGGTCCTGGATCGGACCAATTGGAGAACGAACATTCTCACAGGATTGTTGATCCCATATATATTCTTTAGTCTTCCTTCACTATTGTTCGACGTATTCAG GGGAGAGGTAGGAAAGTGGATTGCCTTCATTGCTGTTATACTGCGACTGTTTTTCCCTCGGCATTTCCCAg ATTGGCTGGAAATGCCAGCTGCTCTGATTCTATTGATAGTGGTGGCTCCGAGCTTATTCGCAAGCACCCTCAGAGGCAGCTGGATCGGAGTGGTGATATGTCTTGTTATCGCATGTTATCTTCTACAAGAGCACATCCGAGCATCTGGTGGCTTTAGAAACTCGTTTACACAGCCGCACGGCATTTCAAACACCATAGGAATACTTATCTTGCTGGTTTACCCTGTGTGGGCATTGGTGGTCTATTTTCTATAG